One region of Ornithorhynchus anatinus isolate Pmale09 chromosome X5, mOrnAna1.pri.v4, whole genome shotgun sequence genomic DNA includes:
- the DCST2 gene encoding DC-STAMP domain-containing protein 2 isoform X1, protein MADEERTVVRSAGGFALGLALSAAYGLLALLVQGHQPWGCFVVSVTLAAFLGMGMAFSRPVRATVLLLLPQAFSRQGRAVLLVAAFGLVVQGPCANALKNFRRAGEAVACGAELALNQTRRLVDQARLPLLDALQKIKAVAQKSKVVADRIRRFFRAIMDGVQHVARALRNVWYWLRHIGEVCNKELGEPYRKCARVFDGAQDNCLRALPVLFFLCYVLVPFKVVLCGLANVAQLFCLLPRYIQPFLQRTVGIPVLDVVGRVRRQFEFNVSVGHRFRVDLNSSRSLSQVAFDLQEAVALKLHPLQEALATFSYTSSLVLAYLYVQALLYRHRYLRHDDFDNIYISRRFLRMDALRARLGLPTVLPLSGAESSRYILPGSPFLTRLERLRYTASLFNLFRHVLLVLLLVALDYAIFWLLDLARFHLQGEIVARSPVVATVTVEGSGYTGEIYRDLVSAFEALQRGNVSVLSKRCLLRPSEPDYTGYSLIGLMYGVCFCITLVGSYVGRLRRVICASYYPSREQERIIYLYNLLLARRSRLPAVLFRAARRRSADQGQTGVLFVLMAKFPRLARLLRPLRLQRACCLACGRPRPDGAGENFVACSTPGCRGLFCPECFRLLDNCCSVCSAPLIVQGGLDLELDSSDEEPVNLWRAAARGLEGERRRLLRRKVRDFLRNAGTHSLRLGSSSSSSSSSSSEEGPGGDTGTPRDGARPVFVPFPPFSFAAPSPP, encoded by the exons ATGGCGGACGAGGAGAGGACGGTGGTCCGCAGCGCGGGGGGCTTCGCCCTGGGCCTGGCTCTGTCCGCGGCCTACGGGCTCCTGGCCCTGCTGGTCCAGGGCCACCAGCCCTGGGGCTGCTTCGTGGTCTCCGTCACCTTGGCGGCCTTCCTGGGGATGGGCATGGCCTTCTCCCGCCCCGTCCGGGCCACcgtgctcctgctgctgccccagGCCTTCTCCA GGCAGGGCCGCGCGGTGCTGCTGGTGGCGGCCTTCGGGCTGGTGGTGCAGGGCCCGTGCGCCAACGCCCTGAAGAACTTCCGGCGCGCCGGGGAGGCGGTGGCCTGCGGAGCCGAGCTCGCCCTCAACCAGACCCGACGGCTCGTCGACCAAGCGCGCCTGCCTCTCCTCG ATGCCCTGCAGAAGATCAAGGCCGTGGCCCAGAAGTCCAAGGTGGTGGCCGACCGCATCCGCCGTTTCTTCCGGGCCATCATGGACGGCGTCCAGCACGTGG CCCGGGCGCTGCGCAACGTCTGGTACTGGTTGCGGCACATCGGGGAGGTGTGCAATAAGGAGCTGGGCGAGCCCTACCGGAAGTGCGCCCGCGTCTTCGACGGCGCCCAGGACAACTGTCTGCGCGCCCTGcccgtcctcttcttcctctgctaCGTGCTGGTGCCCTTCAAGGTGGTCCTCTGCGGGctggccaatg TGGCCCAGTTGTTCTGCCTCCTCCCGCGATACATCCAACCTTTCCTGCAGCGAACCGTCGGCATCC CCGTCCTCGACGTCGTCGGCCGCGTCCGCCGCCAGTTTGAGTTCAACGTGAGCGTCGGCCACCGCTTCCGCGTCGACCTCAACTCTTCGCGCAGCCTGTCGCAGGTGGCCTTCGACCTCCAGGAGGCCGTGGCCCTCAAGCTGCACCCGCTGCAAGAGGCCCTGGCCACGTTCAGCTACACCTCCAGCCTGGTGCTGGCCTACCTCTACGTCCA GGCCCTGCTCTACCGGCACCGCTACCTCCGCCACGACGACTTCGACAACATCTACATCAGCCGCCGCTTCCTGCGCATGGACGCGCTGCGCGCCCGCCTGGGGCTGCCCACCGTGCTGCCCCTCAGCGGCGCCGAGAGCTCCAGATACATCCTGCCCg GGTCCCCGTTCCTGACGCGGCTGGAGCGTCTGCGCTACACGGCTTCGCTCTTCAACCTGTTCCGCCACgtgctgctggtgctgctgctggTGGCCCTGGACTATGCCATCTTCTGGCTCCTCGACCTGGCGCGATTCCACCTGCAGGGCGAGATCGTGGCCCGCA gcCCGGTGGTGGCGACGGTGACGGTGGAGGGGAGCGGCTACACGGGCGAGATCTACCGGGACCTCGTGTCGGCCTTCGAGGCCCTGCAACGGGGCAACGTCAGCGTCCTGTCGAAGCGCTGCCTTCTCCGGCCGTCCGAGCCCGACTACACCGGCTACTCCCTCATCG GCCTCATGTACGGCGtctgcttctgcatcaccctggtggGTTCCTACGTGGGACGGCTCCGGAGGGTCATCTGTGCCTCCTATTACCCCTCGCGGGAGCAG GAGCGGATCATATACCTGTACAACCTGCTGTTGGCGCGTCGAAGCCGGCTCCCGGCGGTGCTGTTCCGGGCGGCCCGGCGGCGCTCGGCCGACCAGGGCCAGACCGGCGTCCTCTTCGTGCTCATGGCCAA ATTTCCTCGTCTGGCCCGGTTGCTGCGGCCCCTCCGGCTGCAGCGGGCCTGCTGTCTGGCCTGCGGGAGACCCCGACCCGACGGGGCCGGGGAGAACTTCGTGGCCTGCAGCACCCCGGGCTGCCGTG gcCTCTTCTGCCCCGAGTGCTTTCGGCTGCTGGACAACTGCTGCTCCGTGTGCTCAGCCCCGCTCATCGTCCAGGGGGGCCTGGACCTGGAGCT GGACTCGAGCGACGAGGAGCCGGTCAACCTGTGGCGAGCGGCGGCCCGCGGCCTGGAGGGCGAACGCAGGCGGCTGCTGCGGAGGAAGGTGCGGGACTTTCTGCGCAACGCTGGAACCCACTCCCTCCGCCTCGGCTCCAG cagcagcagcagcagcagcagcagcagcgaggaGGGTCCCGGGGGCGACACGGGCACCCCCCGCGACGGGGCCCGGCCCGTcttcgtccccttcccccccttctccttcgccgccccctccccgccctaa
- the DCST2 gene encoding DC-STAMP domain-containing protein 2 isoform X2, which yields MADEERTVVRSAGGFALGLALSAAYGLLALLVQGHQPWGCFVVSVTLAAFLGMGMAFSRPVRATVLLLLPQAFSRQGRAVLLVAAFGLVVQGPCANALKNFRRAGEAVACGAELALNQTRRLVDQARLPLLDALQKIKAVAQKSKVVADRIRRFFRAIMDGVQHVARALRNVWYWLRHIGEVCNKELGEPYRKCARVFDGAQDNCLRALPVLFFLCYVLVPFKVVLCGLANVAQLFCLLPRYIQPFLQRTVGIPVLDVVGRVRRQFEFNVSVGHRFRVDLNSSRSLSQVAFDLQEAVALKLHPLQEALATFSYTSSLVLAYLYVQALLYRHRYLRHDDFDNIYISRRFLRMDALRARLGLPTVLPLSGAESSRYILPGSPFLTRLERLRYTASLFNLFRHVLLVLLLVALDYAIFWLLDLARFHLQGEIVARSPVVATVTVEGSGYTGEIYRDLVSAFEALQRGNVSVLSKRCLLRPSEPDYTGYSLIGLMYGVCFCITLVGSYVGRLRRVICASYYPSREQERIIYLYNLLLARRSRLPAVLFRAARRRSADQGQTGVLFVLMAKPLLPRVLSAAGQLLLRVLSPAHRPGGPGPGAGLERRGAGQPVASGGPRPGGRTQAAAAEEGAGLSAQRWNPLPPPRLQEALNRYQHHHYVFSPMMTMSSSSSSSSSSEEGPGGDTGTPRDGARPVFVPFPPFSFAAPSPP from the exons ATGGCGGACGAGGAGAGGACGGTGGTCCGCAGCGCGGGGGGCTTCGCCCTGGGCCTGGCTCTGTCCGCGGCCTACGGGCTCCTGGCCCTGCTGGTCCAGGGCCACCAGCCCTGGGGCTGCTTCGTGGTCTCCGTCACCTTGGCGGCCTTCCTGGGGATGGGCATGGCCTTCTCCCGCCCCGTCCGGGCCACcgtgctcctgctgctgccccagGCCTTCTCCA GGCAGGGCCGCGCGGTGCTGCTGGTGGCGGCCTTCGGGCTGGTGGTGCAGGGCCCGTGCGCCAACGCCCTGAAGAACTTCCGGCGCGCCGGGGAGGCGGTGGCCTGCGGAGCCGAGCTCGCCCTCAACCAGACCCGACGGCTCGTCGACCAAGCGCGCCTGCCTCTCCTCG ATGCCCTGCAGAAGATCAAGGCCGTGGCCCAGAAGTCCAAGGTGGTGGCCGACCGCATCCGCCGTTTCTTCCGGGCCATCATGGACGGCGTCCAGCACGTGG CCCGGGCGCTGCGCAACGTCTGGTACTGGTTGCGGCACATCGGGGAGGTGTGCAATAAGGAGCTGGGCGAGCCCTACCGGAAGTGCGCCCGCGTCTTCGACGGCGCCCAGGACAACTGTCTGCGCGCCCTGcccgtcctcttcttcctctgctaCGTGCTGGTGCCCTTCAAGGTGGTCCTCTGCGGGctggccaatg TGGCCCAGTTGTTCTGCCTCCTCCCGCGATACATCCAACCTTTCCTGCAGCGAACCGTCGGCATCC CCGTCCTCGACGTCGTCGGCCGCGTCCGCCGCCAGTTTGAGTTCAACGTGAGCGTCGGCCACCGCTTCCGCGTCGACCTCAACTCTTCGCGCAGCCTGTCGCAGGTGGCCTTCGACCTCCAGGAGGCCGTGGCCCTCAAGCTGCACCCGCTGCAAGAGGCCCTGGCCACGTTCAGCTACACCTCCAGCCTGGTGCTGGCCTACCTCTACGTCCA GGCCCTGCTCTACCGGCACCGCTACCTCCGCCACGACGACTTCGACAACATCTACATCAGCCGCCGCTTCCTGCGCATGGACGCGCTGCGCGCCCGCCTGGGGCTGCCCACCGTGCTGCCCCTCAGCGGCGCCGAGAGCTCCAGATACATCCTGCCCg GGTCCCCGTTCCTGACGCGGCTGGAGCGTCTGCGCTACACGGCTTCGCTCTTCAACCTGTTCCGCCACgtgctgctggtgctgctgctggTGGCCCTGGACTATGCCATCTTCTGGCTCCTCGACCTGGCGCGATTCCACCTGCAGGGCGAGATCGTGGCCCGCA gcCCGGTGGTGGCGACGGTGACGGTGGAGGGGAGCGGCTACACGGGCGAGATCTACCGGGACCTCGTGTCGGCCTTCGAGGCCCTGCAACGGGGCAACGTCAGCGTCCTGTCGAAGCGCTGCCTTCTCCGGCCGTCCGAGCCCGACTACACCGGCTACTCCCTCATCG GCCTCATGTACGGCGtctgcttctgcatcaccctggtggGTTCCTACGTGGGACGGCTCCGGAGGGTCATCTGTGCCTCCTATTACCCCTCGCGGGAGCAG GAGCGGATCATATACCTGTACAACCTGCTGTTGGCGCGTCGAAGCCGGCTCCCGGCGGTGCTGTTCCGGGCGGCCCGGCGGCGCTCGGCCGACCAGGGCCAGACCGGCGTCCTCTTCGTGCTCATGGCCAA gcCTCTTCTGCCCCGAGTGCTTTCGGCTGCTGGACAACTGCTGCTCCGTGTGCTCAGCCCCGCTCATCGTCCAGGGGGGCCTGGACCTGGAGCT GGACTCGAGCGACGAGGAGCCGGTCAACCTGTGGCGAGCGGCGGCCCGCGGCCTGGAGGGCGAACGCAGGCGGCTGCTGCGGAGGAAGGTGCGGGACTTTCTGCGCAACGCTGGAACCCACTCCCTCCGCCTCGGCTCCAG gaggcgcttaacagataccaacatcatcattatgtgTTTTCTCCGATGATGAcgatgagcagcagcagcagcagcagcagcagcagcgaggaGGGTCCCGGGGGCGACACGGGCACCCCCCGCGACGGGGCCCGGCCCGTcttcgtccccttcccccccttctccttcgccgccccctccccgccctaa
- the DCST2 gene encoding DC-STAMP domain-containing protein 2 isoform X3 has protein sequence MADEERTVVRSAGGFALGLALSAAYGLLALLVQGHQPWGCFVVSVTLAAFLGMGMAFSRPVRATVLLLLPQAFSRQGRAVLLVAAFGLVVQGPCANALKNFRRAGEAVACGAELALNQTRRLVDQARLPLLDALQKIKAVAQKSKVVADRIRRFFRAIMDGVQHVARALRNVWYWLRHIGEVCNKELGEPYRKCARVFDGAQDNCLRALPVLFFLCYVLVPFKVVLCGLANVAQLFCLLPRYIQPFLQRTVGIPVLDVVGRVRRQFEFNVSVGHRFRVDLNSSRSLSQVAFDLQEAVALKLHPLQEALATFSYTSSLVLAYLYVQALLYRHRYLRHDDFDNIYISRRFLRMDALRARLGLPTVLPLSGAESSRYILPGSPFLTRLERLRYTASLFNLFRHVLLVLLLVALDYAIFWLLDLARFHLQGEIVARSPVVATVTVEGSGYTGEIYRDLVSAFEALQRGNVSVLSKRCLLRPSEPDYTGYSLIGLMYGVCFCITLVGSYVGRLRRVICASYYPSREQERIIYLYNLLLARRSRLPAVLFRAARRRSADQGQTGVLFVLMAKFPRLARLLRPLRLQRACCLACGRPRPDGAGENFVACSTPGCRGLFCPECFRLLDNCCSVCSAPLIVQGGLDLELDSSDEEPVNLWRAAARGLEGERRRLLRRKVRDFLRNAGTHSLRLGSRRRLTDTNIIIMCFLR, from the exons ATGGCGGACGAGGAGAGGACGGTGGTCCGCAGCGCGGGGGGCTTCGCCCTGGGCCTGGCTCTGTCCGCGGCCTACGGGCTCCTGGCCCTGCTGGTCCAGGGCCACCAGCCCTGGGGCTGCTTCGTGGTCTCCGTCACCTTGGCGGCCTTCCTGGGGATGGGCATGGCCTTCTCCCGCCCCGTCCGGGCCACcgtgctcctgctgctgccccagGCCTTCTCCA GGCAGGGCCGCGCGGTGCTGCTGGTGGCGGCCTTCGGGCTGGTGGTGCAGGGCCCGTGCGCCAACGCCCTGAAGAACTTCCGGCGCGCCGGGGAGGCGGTGGCCTGCGGAGCCGAGCTCGCCCTCAACCAGACCCGACGGCTCGTCGACCAAGCGCGCCTGCCTCTCCTCG ATGCCCTGCAGAAGATCAAGGCCGTGGCCCAGAAGTCCAAGGTGGTGGCCGACCGCATCCGCCGTTTCTTCCGGGCCATCATGGACGGCGTCCAGCACGTGG CCCGGGCGCTGCGCAACGTCTGGTACTGGTTGCGGCACATCGGGGAGGTGTGCAATAAGGAGCTGGGCGAGCCCTACCGGAAGTGCGCCCGCGTCTTCGACGGCGCCCAGGACAACTGTCTGCGCGCCCTGcccgtcctcttcttcctctgctaCGTGCTGGTGCCCTTCAAGGTGGTCCTCTGCGGGctggccaatg TGGCCCAGTTGTTCTGCCTCCTCCCGCGATACATCCAACCTTTCCTGCAGCGAACCGTCGGCATCC CCGTCCTCGACGTCGTCGGCCGCGTCCGCCGCCAGTTTGAGTTCAACGTGAGCGTCGGCCACCGCTTCCGCGTCGACCTCAACTCTTCGCGCAGCCTGTCGCAGGTGGCCTTCGACCTCCAGGAGGCCGTGGCCCTCAAGCTGCACCCGCTGCAAGAGGCCCTGGCCACGTTCAGCTACACCTCCAGCCTGGTGCTGGCCTACCTCTACGTCCA GGCCCTGCTCTACCGGCACCGCTACCTCCGCCACGACGACTTCGACAACATCTACATCAGCCGCCGCTTCCTGCGCATGGACGCGCTGCGCGCCCGCCTGGGGCTGCCCACCGTGCTGCCCCTCAGCGGCGCCGAGAGCTCCAGATACATCCTGCCCg GGTCCCCGTTCCTGACGCGGCTGGAGCGTCTGCGCTACACGGCTTCGCTCTTCAACCTGTTCCGCCACgtgctgctggtgctgctgctggTGGCCCTGGACTATGCCATCTTCTGGCTCCTCGACCTGGCGCGATTCCACCTGCAGGGCGAGATCGTGGCCCGCA gcCCGGTGGTGGCGACGGTGACGGTGGAGGGGAGCGGCTACACGGGCGAGATCTACCGGGACCTCGTGTCGGCCTTCGAGGCCCTGCAACGGGGCAACGTCAGCGTCCTGTCGAAGCGCTGCCTTCTCCGGCCGTCCGAGCCCGACTACACCGGCTACTCCCTCATCG GCCTCATGTACGGCGtctgcttctgcatcaccctggtggGTTCCTACGTGGGACGGCTCCGGAGGGTCATCTGTGCCTCCTATTACCCCTCGCGGGAGCAG GAGCGGATCATATACCTGTACAACCTGCTGTTGGCGCGTCGAAGCCGGCTCCCGGCGGTGCTGTTCCGGGCGGCCCGGCGGCGCTCGGCCGACCAGGGCCAGACCGGCGTCCTCTTCGTGCTCATGGCCAA ATTTCCTCGTCTGGCCCGGTTGCTGCGGCCCCTCCGGCTGCAGCGGGCCTGCTGTCTGGCCTGCGGGAGACCCCGACCCGACGGGGCCGGGGAGAACTTCGTGGCCTGCAGCACCCCGGGCTGCCGTG gcCTCTTCTGCCCCGAGTGCTTTCGGCTGCTGGACAACTGCTGCTCCGTGTGCTCAGCCCCGCTCATCGTCCAGGGGGGCCTGGACCTGGAGCT GGACTCGAGCGACGAGGAGCCGGTCAACCTGTGGCGAGCGGCGGCCCGCGGCCTGGAGGGCGAACGCAGGCGGCTGCTGCGGAGGAAGGTGCGGGACTTTCTGCGCAACGCTGGAACCCACTCCCTCCGCCTCGGCTCCAG gaggcgcttaacagataccaacatcatcattatgtgTTTTCTCCGATGA
- the DCST2 gene encoding DC-STAMP domain-containing protein 2 isoform X4, which produces MADEERTVVRSAGGFALGLALSAAYGLLALLVQGHQPWGCFVVSVTLAAFLGMGMAFSRPVRATVLLLLPQAFSRQGRAVLLVAAFGLVVQGPCANALKNFRRAGEAVACGAELALNQTRRLVDQARLPLLDALQKIKAVAQKSKVVADRIRRFFRAIMDGVQHVARALRNVWYWLRHIGEVCNKELGEPYRKCARVFDGAQDNCLRALPVLFFLCYVLVPFKVVLCGLANVAQLFCLLPRYIQPFLQRTVGIPVLDVVGRVRRQFEFNVSVGHRFRVDLNSSRSLSQVAFDLQEAVALKLHPLQEALATFSYTSSLVLAYLYVQALLYRHRYLRHDDFDNIYISRRFLRMDALRARLGLPTVLPLSGAESSRYILPGPVVATVTVEGSGYTGEIYRDLVSAFEALQRGNVSVLSKRCLLRPSEPDYTGYSLIGLMYGVCFCITLVGSYVGRLRRVICASYYPSREQERIIYLYNLLLARRSRLPAVLFRAARRRSADQGQTGVLFVLMAKFPRLARLLRPLRLQRACCLACGRPRPDGAGENFVACSTPGCRGLFCPECFRLLDNCCSVCSAPLIVQGGLDLELDSSDEEPVNLWRAAARGLEGERRRLLRRKVRDFLRNAGTHSLRLGSSSSSSSSSSSEEGPGGDTGTPRDGARPVFVPFPPFSFAAPSPP; this is translated from the exons ATGGCGGACGAGGAGAGGACGGTGGTCCGCAGCGCGGGGGGCTTCGCCCTGGGCCTGGCTCTGTCCGCGGCCTACGGGCTCCTGGCCCTGCTGGTCCAGGGCCACCAGCCCTGGGGCTGCTTCGTGGTCTCCGTCACCTTGGCGGCCTTCCTGGGGATGGGCATGGCCTTCTCCCGCCCCGTCCGGGCCACcgtgctcctgctgctgccccagGCCTTCTCCA GGCAGGGCCGCGCGGTGCTGCTGGTGGCGGCCTTCGGGCTGGTGGTGCAGGGCCCGTGCGCCAACGCCCTGAAGAACTTCCGGCGCGCCGGGGAGGCGGTGGCCTGCGGAGCCGAGCTCGCCCTCAACCAGACCCGACGGCTCGTCGACCAAGCGCGCCTGCCTCTCCTCG ATGCCCTGCAGAAGATCAAGGCCGTGGCCCAGAAGTCCAAGGTGGTGGCCGACCGCATCCGCCGTTTCTTCCGGGCCATCATGGACGGCGTCCAGCACGTGG CCCGGGCGCTGCGCAACGTCTGGTACTGGTTGCGGCACATCGGGGAGGTGTGCAATAAGGAGCTGGGCGAGCCCTACCGGAAGTGCGCCCGCGTCTTCGACGGCGCCCAGGACAACTGTCTGCGCGCCCTGcccgtcctcttcttcctctgctaCGTGCTGGTGCCCTTCAAGGTGGTCCTCTGCGGGctggccaatg TGGCCCAGTTGTTCTGCCTCCTCCCGCGATACATCCAACCTTTCCTGCAGCGAACCGTCGGCATCC CCGTCCTCGACGTCGTCGGCCGCGTCCGCCGCCAGTTTGAGTTCAACGTGAGCGTCGGCCACCGCTTCCGCGTCGACCTCAACTCTTCGCGCAGCCTGTCGCAGGTGGCCTTCGACCTCCAGGAGGCCGTGGCCCTCAAGCTGCACCCGCTGCAAGAGGCCCTGGCCACGTTCAGCTACACCTCCAGCCTGGTGCTGGCCTACCTCTACGTCCA GGCCCTGCTCTACCGGCACCGCTACCTCCGCCACGACGACTTCGACAACATCTACATCAGCCGCCGCTTCCTGCGCATGGACGCGCTGCGCGCCCGCCTGGGGCTGCCCACCGTGCTGCCCCTCAGCGGCGCCGAGAGCTCCAGATACATCCTGCCCg gcCCGGTGGTGGCGACGGTGACGGTGGAGGGGAGCGGCTACACGGGCGAGATCTACCGGGACCTCGTGTCGGCCTTCGAGGCCCTGCAACGGGGCAACGTCAGCGTCCTGTCGAAGCGCTGCCTTCTCCGGCCGTCCGAGCCCGACTACACCGGCTACTCCCTCATCG GCCTCATGTACGGCGtctgcttctgcatcaccctggtggGTTCCTACGTGGGACGGCTCCGGAGGGTCATCTGTGCCTCCTATTACCCCTCGCGGGAGCAG GAGCGGATCATATACCTGTACAACCTGCTGTTGGCGCGTCGAAGCCGGCTCCCGGCGGTGCTGTTCCGGGCGGCCCGGCGGCGCTCGGCCGACCAGGGCCAGACCGGCGTCCTCTTCGTGCTCATGGCCAA ATTTCCTCGTCTGGCCCGGTTGCTGCGGCCCCTCCGGCTGCAGCGGGCCTGCTGTCTGGCCTGCGGGAGACCCCGACCCGACGGGGCCGGGGAGAACTTCGTGGCCTGCAGCACCCCGGGCTGCCGTG gcCTCTTCTGCCCCGAGTGCTTTCGGCTGCTGGACAACTGCTGCTCCGTGTGCTCAGCCCCGCTCATCGTCCAGGGGGGCCTGGACCTGGAGCT GGACTCGAGCGACGAGGAGCCGGTCAACCTGTGGCGAGCGGCGGCCCGCGGCCTGGAGGGCGAACGCAGGCGGCTGCTGCGGAGGAAGGTGCGGGACTTTCTGCGCAACGCTGGAACCCACTCCCTCCGCCTCGGCTCCAG cagcagcagcagcagcagcagcagcagcgaggaGGGTCCCGGGGGCGACACGGGCACCCCCCGCGACGGGGCCCGGCCCGTcttcgtccccttcccccccttctccttcgccgccccctccccgccctaa
- the DCST2 gene encoding DC-STAMP domain-containing protein 2 isoform X5, whose product MADEERTVVRSAGGFALGLALSAAYGLLALLVQGHQPWGCFVVSVTLAAFLGMGMAFSRPVRATVLLLLPQAFSRQGRAVLLVAAFGLVVQGPCANALKNFRRAGEAVACGAELALNQTRRLVDQARLPLLDALQKIKAVAQKSKVVADRIRRFFRAIMDGVQHVARALRNVWYWLRHIGEVCNKELGEPYRKCARVFDGAQDNCLRALPVLFFLCYVLVPFKVVLCGLANVAQLFCLLPRYIQPFLQRTVGIPVLDVVGRVRRQFEFNVSVGHRFRVDLNSSRSLSQVAFDLQEAVALKLHPLQEALATFSYTSSLVLAYLYVQALLYRHRYLRHDDFDNIYISRRFLRMDALRARLGLPTVLPLSGAESSRYILPGRDRGPQPGGGDGDGGGERLHGRDLPGPRVGLRGPATGQRQRPVEALPSPAVRARLHRLLPHRPHVRRLLLHHPGGFLRGTAPEGHLCLLLPLAGAGADHIPVQPAVGASKPAPGGAVPGGPAALGRPGPDRRPLRAHGQASSAPSAFGCWTTAAPCAQPRSSSRGAWTWSWTRATRSRSTCGERRPAAWRANAGGCCGGRCGTFCATLEPTPSASAPAAAAAAAAAARRVPGATRAPPATGPGPSSSPSPPSPSPPPPRPKEGTGRRSFTES is encoded by the exons ATGGCGGACGAGGAGAGGACGGTGGTCCGCAGCGCGGGGGGCTTCGCCCTGGGCCTGGCTCTGTCCGCGGCCTACGGGCTCCTGGCCCTGCTGGTCCAGGGCCACCAGCCCTGGGGCTGCTTCGTGGTCTCCGTCACCTTGGCGGCCTTCCTGGGGATGGGCATGGCCTTCTCCCGCCCCGTCCGGGCCACcgtgctcctgctgctgccccagGCCTTCTCCA GGCAGGGCCGCGCGGTGCTGCTGGTGGCGGCCTTCGGGCTGGTGGTGCAGGGCCCGTGCGCCAACGCCCTGAAGAACTTCCGGCGCGCCGGGGAGGCGGTGGCCTGCGGAGCCGAGCTCGCCCTCAACCAGACCCGACGGCTCGTCGACCAAGCGCGCCTGCCTCTCCTCG ATGCCCTGCAGAAGATCAAGGCCGTGGCCCAGAAGTCCAAGGTGGTGGCCGACCGCATCCGCCGTTTCTTCCGGGCCATCATGGACGGCGTCCAGCACGTGG CCCGGGCGCTGCGCAACGTCTGGTACTGGTTGCGGCACATCGGGGAGGTGTGCAATAAGGAGCTGGGCGAGCCCTACCGGAAGTGCGCCCGCGTCTTCGACGGCGCCCAGGACAACTGTCTGCGCGCCCTGcccgtcctcttcttcctctgctaCGTGCTGGTGCCCTTCAAGGTGGTCCTCTGCGGGctggccaatg TGGCCCAGTTGTTCTGCCTCCTCCCGCGATACATCCAACCTTTCCTGCAGCGAACCGTCGGCATCC CCGTCCTCGACGTCGTCGGCCGCGTCCGCCGCCAGTTTGAGTTCAACGTGAGCGTCGGCCACCGCTTCCGCGTCGACCTCAACTCTTCGCGCAGCCTGTCGCAGGTGGCCTTCGACCTCCAGGAGGCCGTGGCCCTCAAGCTGCACCCGCTGCAAGAGGCCCTGGCCACGTTCAGCTACACCTCCAGCCTGGTGCTGGCCTACCTCTACGTCCA GGCCCTGCTCTACCGGCACCGCTACCTCCGCCACGACGACTTCGACAACATCTACATCAGCCGCCGCTTCCTGCGCATGGACGCGCTGCGCGCCCGCCTGGGGCTGCCCACCGTGCTGCCCCTCAGCGGCGCCGAGAGCTCCAGATACATCCTGCCCg GGCGAGATCGTGGCCCGCA gcCCGGTGGTGGCGACGGTGACGGTGGAGGGGAGCGGCTACACGGGCGAGATCTACCGGGACCTCGTGTCGGCCTTCGAGGCCCTGCAACGGGGCAACGTCAGCGTCCTGTCGAAGCGCTGCCTTCTCCGGCCGTCCGAGCCCGACTACACCGGCTACTCCCTCATCG GCCTCATGTACGGCGtctgcttctgcatcaccctggtggGTTCCTACGTGGGACGGCTCCGGAGGGTCATCTGTGCCTCCTATTACCCCTCGCGGGAGCAG GAGCGGATCATATACCTGTACAACCTGCTGTTGGCGCGTCGAAGCCGGCTCCCGGCGGTGCTGTTCCGGGCGGCCCGGCGGCGCTCGGCCGACCAGGGCCAGACCGGCGTCCTCTTCGTGCTCATGGCCAA gcCTCTTCTGCCCCGAGTGCTTTCGGCTGCTGGACAACTGCTGCTCCGTGTGCTCAGCCCCGCTCATCGTCCAGGGGGGCCTGGACCTGGAGCT GGACTCGAGCGACGAGGAGCCGGTCAACCTGTGGCGAGCGGCGGCCCGCGGCCTGGAGGGCGAACGCAGGCGGCTGCTGCGGAGGAAGGTGCGGGACTTTCTGCGCAACGCTGGAACCCACTCCCTCCGCCTCGGCTCCAG cagcagcagcagcagcagcagcagcagcgaggaGGGTCCCGGGGGCGACACGGGCACCCCCCGCGACGGGGCCCGGCCCGTcttcgtccccttcccccccttctccttcgccgccccctccccgccctaaaGAAGGCACCGGACGCCGCTCCTTTACCGAATCTTAA